The Nostoc commune NIES-4072 genome includes a window with the following:
- a CDS encoding aldo/keto reductase, which produces MSLTAFRTLGHSGLLVSPLTLGTMTFGTPRWGAPDEVSESIFHAYVDAGGNFIDTADVYAKGRSEELIGSYIADRSLRDQLVLATKFSFHGGEPGNANAGGNGRKNMHRALEGSLRRLRTDYVDLYWMHTWDMVTPVEEVLQSFGDLVRVGKIRYFGFSNVPAWYTAKAAAIATAHNIPGPIAMQLAYSLVERSIEREHLPAARECGLGICAWSPLAAGFLTGKYEREGAGASGQGRLIGPNPFGSQMFTDCNWRVLDTLRTVAAQVDRPLAQVALAWVSVQSGITSPILGASKLEQLYDNLASLDIRLTPEQMRTLDESSALDPAFPYSIFTSEVNRSIFGGAIVQGWR; this is translated from the coding sequence ATGAGCCTTACCGCCTTCCGCACTCTCGGACACTCCGGCTTGCTCGTCAGCCCGCTCACCCTCGGCACCATGACCTTCGGCACCCCGCGATGGGGTGCGCCCGATGAGGTTTCTGAGTCCATCTTCCATGCTTATGTCGATGCTGGCGGCAACTTCATCGACACCGCCGATGTATATGCCAAGGGTCGCAGCGAGGAACTGATTGGTAGCTATATCGCCGATCGCAGCCTACGCGACCAACTAGTGCTTGCAACCAAGTTCAGCTTTCACGGCGGCGAACCGGGCAACGCGAATGCGGGCGGTAACGGACGCAAAAACATGCATCGGGCGCTTGAGGGTTCGCTGCGCCGCCTCCGTACCGACTATGTTGACCTCTACTGGATGCACACCTGGGATATGGTGACGCCCGTTGAAGAAGTACTACAGTCGTTCGGCGACCTGGTACGCGTCGGCAAGATCCGCTACTTCGGATTCTCAAATGTGCCAGCCTGGTACACTGCCAAGGCAGCGGCGATCGCCACAGCGCATAACATTCCTGGGCCCATCGCCATGCAACTGGCGTATTCGCTCGTTGAACGCAGCATTGAGCGCGAACATCTGCCCGCCGCCCGTGAATGCGGTCTCGGCATCTGTGCCTGGAGTCCGCTTGCTGCCGGTTTCCTCACTGGCAAGTACGAGCGCGAGGGGGCGGGGGCGAGCGGTCAAGGACGGCTGATTGGCCCCAATCCTTTCGGAAGCCAGATGTTCACCGATTGTAACTGGCGCGTCCTTGATACTTTGCGAACGGTGGCAGCCCAAGTCGATCGCCCCTTGGCACAGGTCGCCCTTGCCTGGGTTTCAGTGCAGTCTGGCATTACCTCGCCGATTCTGGGTGCCAGTAAGCTCGAACAACTGTATGACAATCTGGCATCATTGGACATCCGCCTCACCCCGGAACAGATGCGGACGCTGGACGAGAGCAGTGCCCTTGATCCCGCCTTTCCCTATAGCATCTTCACCAGCGAGGTGAATCGTAGCATTTTCGGCGGCGCGATCGTTCAAGGCTGGAGGTAG
- a CDS encoding SDR family oxidoreductase, translating into MLNVENKVIAITGASSGIGEATAKLLAQNGANVVLGARRTEKLEAIVKEIRDQGNIAEFKAVDLRYREDVKAFIHFAKEKFGRVDVIFNNAGVMPLSPMNALKVEEWDTMIDVNIRGVLNGIAAGLPIMEAQGGGQFINTASIAAHMVGPTSAVYSATKYAVWAISDGLRQESKNIRVTIISPGVVETELGSDITDDAVKGFLKELRKTALTPQAIAQSVLFAVSQPDDVDVNEIIVRPTASAF; encoded by the coding sequence ATGTTAAATGTAGAAAACAAAGTTATTGCGATCACTGGAGCCAGTAGTGGCATCGGTGAAGCCACCGCGAAGTTACTTGCTCAAAACGGTGCAAATGTAGTTCTGGGGGCACGGCGTACAGAAAAGCTAGAAGCGATTGTCAAAGAGATCCGCGACCAGGGAAACATTGCAGAATTCAAAGCAGTGGATCTTCGCTATCGCGAGGATGTGAAAGCATTCATTCATTTTGCTAAAGAAAAATTTGGTCGCGTCGATGTCATCTTCAACAATGCAGGTGTGATGCCCTTGTCTCCAATGAATGCCCTGAAAGTCGAGGAGTGGGACACCATGATTGATGTAAATATCCGTGGCGTATTGAACGGCATTGCGGCTGGTTTACCGATCATGGAAGCACAAGGCGGCGGACAGTTTATCAATACTGCGTCGATCGCTGCTCACATGGTAGGGCCCACCAGTGCAGTCTATTCCGCGACAAAATATGCTGTTTGGGCGATATCTGATGGACTGCGCCAGGAGTCGAAGAACATTCGCGTAACCATCATATCCCCCGGTGTCGTTGAGACCGAACTCGGCTCTGATATCACGGACGATGCAGTAAAAGGCTTCTTAAAAGAACTTCGCAAAACTGCCCTCACCCCTCAGGCGATCGCCCAATCTGTCTTATTTGCTGTGTCCCAACCGGATGATGTCGATGTCAACGAAATCATTGTCCGCCCGACAGCCAGCGCCTTCTAG
- a CDS encoding SDR family NAD(P)-dependent oxidoreductase, with protein sequence MKRNKAKIALVTGASQGLAKNTSLALAKKEVGVIVTDRSSEAKVNSVVSAIAYCGHSPIAETDE encoded by the coding sequence ATGAAGAGAAACAAGGCAAAAATTGCTTTAGTCACAGGAGCGAGCCAAGGACTGGCGAAAAATACCTCTTTGGCGCTGGCGAAAAAAGAGGTTGGTGTAATTGTGACGGATCGCAGCAGTGAGGCAAAAGTGAACAGTGTTGTTTCTGCGATCGCCTACTGTGGCCATTCACCCATCGCGGAAACCGATGAGTAA
- a CDS encoding AraC family transcriptional regulator has translation MVIETLNYEAAISKCDELAALVTRHTDGKGNGVHATAINQLEFMRESDTSATMQGVTEPILGIVVQGKKEVLLNEETYGYGVAQYLVVSVDLPLCGCAIEATPAKPYLGFKLDLDPVQLCDIIAQTNPGMGKKENSVRGWFISDADPSLIDCAIRLTRLLDTPQDIPFLAPMIVREIYYRLLIGEQGEAVRQIATSGSNMQRIAEVIKLIKADFTKPLRVEDLALQANMSPSSFHRHFKEVTSMSPLQYQKQLRLLKARHLMLAENADATRTAYQVGYESPSQFSREYSRMFGAPPMKDIERLRIA, from the coding sequence ATGGTGATTGAAACACTCAACTATGAAGCGGCAATCAGCAAGTGTGACGAACTGGCAGCATTAGTGACTCGGCACACTGACGGTAAGGGGAACGGTGTTCATGCAACGGCAATTAATCAGTTAGAATTCATGCGGGAATCTGATACTTCAGCCACAATGCAGGGGGTCACCGAACCGATTCTCGGCATTGTCGTTCAAGGCAAAAAAGAAGTGTTGCTAAATGAGGAAACCTATGGGTATGGTGTGGCTCAATATCTAGTGGTGTCGGTGGATTTGCCGCTCTGTGGATGTGCGATCGAGGCGACACCTGCGAAGCCGTATCTAGGATTTAAGCTAGATTTAGACCCCGTTCAACTCTGTGACATTATTGCTCAAACTAACCCAGGCATGGGTAAGAAAGAAAACTCGGTTAGAGGCTGGTTCATCAGCGATGCCGATCCATCGTTGATTGATTGTGCTATCAGGCTGACACGGCTTTTGGACACACCGCAGGATATTCCATTCCTAGCACCAATGATCGTCCGCGAAATCTACTACCGTTTGCTAATTGGTGAACAAGGTGAAGCAGTTCGCCAAATTGCCACATCGGGCAGCAATATGCAGCGCATTGCTGAAGTGATAAAACTTATCAAGGCTGATTTTACAAAGCCACTGCGGGTTGAGGATCTAGCTCTTCAAGCCAATATGTCTCCTTCCTCGTTCCATCGCCATTTTAAAGAAGTCACCTCCATGAGTCCGCTGCAATATCAAAAGCAATTAAGACTATTGAAAGCGCGTCACCTGATGCTTGCCGAGAATGCCGATGCGACCCGTACTGCCTATCAGGTGGGGTATGAAAGTCCTTCACAGTTTAGTCGCGAATATTCTCGGATGTTTGGTGCGCCTCCGATGAAGGACATTGAACGATTACGAATAGCTTGA
- a CDS encoding ISAs1 family transposase — protein sequence MPAGFENKKSKTKASFTPSVNSKDITTKFQEYFTQIKDPRVERTRYHLLTDIITIAILAVIAGASGWEDIEEYGISKQEWLKTFLQLPFGIPSPDTFRRVFERINPKEFEQCFRQWVQSLVEKLGVEVVAIDGKTHRGSYDRESKLKALHTVSAWSSEHRLVLGQTKVSSKSNEITAIPALLDILDISGCIITIDAMGTQKLIAEKIIAANADYILSLKDNHPTLHQQVKNWFEAAQSIGFKDIDIGISQRIEKGHHRIEKRTVYTVPVSQIPGLYQLDLWGGLKTIVMVVRSIQHWNKTTHEVQFYITSLINDANKIASAIRQHWGIENSVHWTLDVTFHEDECRIRSLHSPQNFALLRRIALNALERESSFRRSIRQKSRRAAMNDHYMLSVLAAALSNSVPLP from the coding sequence ATGCCAGCAGGATTTGAGAACAAGAAAAGCAAAACCAAAGCATCTTTTACACCCAGTGTAAATAGCAAAGACATTACCACTAAGTTTCAGGAATACTTCACACAAATAAAAGATCCCAGAGTGGAAAGGACAAGATATCATTTACTCACAGATATCATCACCATAGCGATTTTGGCAGTAATAGCAGGAGCGTCAGGTTGGGAAGATATTGAGGAGTATGGAATCAGTAAACAAGAGTGGTTGAAAACGTTTTTGCAACTACCATTCGGAATACCCAGCCCCGATACTTTTAGGAGGGTGTTTGAAAGAATTAACCCAAAAGAATTTGAGCAATGTTTTCGGCAGTGGGTTCAATCCTTGGTTGAGAAATTGGGAGTAGAAGTAGTAGCCATAGATGGCAAAACTCATAGAGGCTCTTATGACCGAGAATCAAAACTAAAAGCCTTGCACACAGTGAGTGCCTGGTCGAGTGAACATCGTTTAGTTTTGGGACAAACAAAAGTCAGTTCTAAATCAAATGAAATCACTGCAATTCCAGCACTATTGGACATATTAGACATCTCTGGCTGCATCATTACCATTGATGCGATGGGTACACAGAAATTGATTGCCGAGAAAATTATTGCAGCTAATGCGGATTATATTCTGAGTCTGAAAGATAATCATCCAACACTCCATCAACAAGTAAAAAATTGGTTTGAGGCAGCACAATCCATTGGATTTAAAGATATTGATATCGGTATTAGTCAACGTATTGAAAAAGGACATCACCGCATCGAAAAACGTACAGTTTACACCGTACCTGTGTCGCAGATTCCTGGACTTTATCAACTAGATTTATGGGGAGGACTAAAAACAATAGTCATGGTAGTACGTTCGATTCAGCATTGGAATAAAACAACACACGAAGTACAATTTTACATTACTAGCCTTATTAATGATGCAAACAAGATTGCTAGTGCAATTCGACAGCATTGGGGAATAGAAAATTCTGTTCATTGGACATTGGATGTTACCTTCCACGAGGATGAATGCCGAATTCGTTCTTTACACAGTCCACAAAACTTTGCTTTACTACGTCGTATTGCTCTTAATGCATTAGAGCGAGAATCGTCTTTTCGTCGCAGTATTCGCCAAAAATCACGACGGGCAGCTATGAACGATCACTATATGCTTTCTGTGTTAGCTGCGGCTCTCTCAAACTCAGTACCTCTGCCATAA